In the genome of Natronorubrum sediminis, one region contains:
- a CDS encoding LUD domain-containing protein, giving the protein MSSASITAFEVSLQEYVDSCYRTTADEFERTIQDAIEAPAVGAPMPFDDVSLEGTTVETDPSAEAIRTAKTGVVPAGLGVASYGTLTIESRPTGDELISLYPNRCVIVVGASDIVPDLSVAFERLGDDLASGNTAHILASGPSKTGDLGGLIEGVHGPAHISVVVLEDR; this is encoded by the coding sequence ATGTCATCAGCGTCGATTACCGCATTCGAAGTATCGCTGCAGGAGTACGTCGATTCTTGTTACCGGACGACTGCGGACGAATTCGAACGTACGATTCAGGACGCAATCGAAGCGCCCGCAGTCGGTGCTCCGATGCCGTTCGACGACGTCTCGCTCGAGGGAACGACGGTCGAAACCGATCCGAGCGCCGAAGCGATCCGTACCGCCAAAACTGGCGTCGTTCCCGCCGGACTCGGCGTCGCGTCGTACGGAACGCTCACGATCGAATCGCGACCGACGGGAGACGAACTCATCAGCCTCTATCCTAACCGGTGCGTCATCGTCGTCGGGGCATCAGATATCGTCCCCGACCTATCCGTCGCCTTCGAGCGACTCGGTGACGATCTCGCCTCAGGCAACACTGCGCACATCCTGGCCAGCGGACCCAGCAAGACGGGCGATCTCGGTGGACTCATCGAAGGCGTTCATGGCCCAGCACACATCTCTGTCGTCGTTTTGGAGGATCGATAG